In a genomic window of Streptomyces roseoviridis:
- a CDS encoding NAD-dependent epimerase/dehydratase produces MRVLLLGANGFIGRFVADRLLADPAVHLTALGRGDDADVRFDLATGSPGALTRFLDAVHPGVVVNCAGATRGGARDLTRHNTVAVATVCEALRRSGCGARLVQVGCASEYGPSQPGSSTAEDAVPRPGGPYGVSKLAATELVLGSGLDAVVLRVFSPVGPGTPAGSPLGRLAEAMRRAMQSGDGELKLSGLGVQRDFVDVRDVARAVHAASLSAAQGVVNIGTGRAVKLRDAAAVLARVAGYAGQLHELDGPPSRPVIGAPRTEASIAEQLAAAPYPYPDGCGPWQQADVRTARDRLGWRPRINLEESLADIWMEAACRI; encoded by the coding sequence ATGAGGGTGCTGCTGCTCGGAGCCAACGGATTCATCGGCCGGTTCGTCGCCGACCGACTCCTCGCCGACCCCGCGGTGCACCTCACCGCCCTCGGCCGCGGCGACGACGCCGACGTCCGGTTCGACCTCGCCACCGGCAGCCCCGGCGCGCTGACCCGGTTCCTGGACGCCGTCCACCCCGGAGTGGTCGTCAACTGTGCCGGAGCCACCCGCGGCGGCGCCCGCGACCTGACCCGGCACAACACCGTCGCCGTCGCCACCGTCTGCGAGGCCCTGCGCCGCAGCGGCTGCGGCGCCCGCCTCGTCCAGGTCGGCTGCGCCTCCGAGTACGGGCCGAGCCAGCCCGGCTCGTCGACCGCGGAGGACGCCGTGCCCCGGCCCGGCGGCCCGTACGGCGTGTCCAAGCTCGCCGCGACCGAGCTCGTCCTCGGCTCCGGCCTGGACGCGGTCGTGCTGCGGGTCTTCTCGCCGGTCGGCCCCGGCACCCCGGCGGGATCCCCGCTCGGCCGGCTCGCGGAGGCGATGCGCCGCGCCATGCAGTCGGGTGACGGCGAGCTGAAGCTCAGCGGCCTCGGCGTGCAGCGCGACTTCGTGGACGTCCGCGACGTGGCCCGCGCCGTCCACGCCGCCTCGCTGTCCGCCGCCCAGGGCGTGGTCAACATCGGCACCGGCCGCGCCGTGAAGCTCCGCGACGCCGCCGCCGTCCTGGCCCGCGTCGCCGGATACGCCGGGCAGCTCCACGAGCTCGACGGGCCTCCGTCGCGCCCCGTGATCGGTGCCCCGCGCACCGAGGCGTCCATCGCCGAACAGCTGGCCGCCGCCCCCTACCCGTACCCCGACGGCTGCGGCCCCTGGCAGCAGGCCGACGTCCGCACGGCCCGCGACCGGCTCGGCTGGCGCCCCCGGATCAATCTGGAGGAGTCCCTGGCCGACATCTGGATGGAGGCGGCATGCCGCATCTGA
- the moeZ gene encoding adenylyltransferase/sulfurtransferase MoeZ, which yields MSLPPLVEPAAELTVDEVRRYSRHLIIPDVGMDGQKRLKNAKVLCVGAGGLGSPALMYLAAAGVGTLGIVEFDEVDESNLQRQIIHSQADIGRSKAESARDSVLGINPYVNVILHEERLEAENVMDIFSQYDLIVDGTDNFATRYLVNDACVLLNKPYVWGSIYRFDGQASVFWSEYGPCYRCLYPEPPPPGMVPSCAEGGVLGVLCASIGSIQVTEAIKVLAGVGEPLVGRLMIYDALEMQYRQVKVRKDPDCAVCGENPTVTELIDYEAFCGVVSEEAQEAALGSTITPKQLKEWIDDGEAIDIIDVREQNEYEIVSIPGARLIPKNEFLMGNALQDLPQDKRIVLHCKTGVRSAEVLAVLKSAGFADAVHVGGGVIGWVNQIEPEKPVY from the coding sequence GTGTCGCTGCCACCCCTGGTCGAGCCGGCTGCCGAGCTCACCGTCGACGAGGTCCGCAGGTACTCCCGCCACCTGATCATCCCGGACGTCGGGATGGACGGGCAGAAGCGCCTGAAGAACGCCAAGGTGCTCTGTGTCGGCGCCGGCGGCCTCGGCTCCCCCGCGCTGATGTACCTGGCCGCCGCCGGCGTCGGCACGCTCGGCATCGTGGAGTTCGACGAGGTCGACGAGTCGAACCTCCAGCGCCAGATCATCCACAGCCAGGCCGACATCGGCCGGTCCAAGGCGGAGTCGGCGCGCGACAGCGTGCTCGGCATCAACCCGTACGTGAACGTGATCCTTCACGAAGAGCGGCTCGAGGCCGAGAACGTGATGGACATCTTCAGCCAGTACGACCTGATCGTCGACGGCACCGACAACTTCGCGACCCGGTACCTGGTCAACGACGCCTGCGTGCTGCTGAACAAGCCGTACGTCTGGGGCTCCATCTACCGCTTCGACGGCCAGGCATCGGTCTTCTGGTCCGAGTACGGTCCCTGCTACCGCTGCCTCTACCCGGAGCCCCCGCCGCCGGGCATGGTCCCCTCCTGCGCCGAGGGCGGCGTCCTGGGCGTGCTGTGCGCGTCCATCGGCTCCATCCAGGTCACCGAGGCCATCAAGGTCCTCGCGGGCGTCGGCGAGCCGCTGGTCGGCCGCCTGATGATCTACGACGCCCTGGAGATGCAGTACCGCCAGGTCAAGGTCCGCAAGGACCCCGACTGCGCGGTCTGCGGCGAGAACCCGACCGTCACCGAGCTCATCGACTACGAGGCCTTCTGCGGCGTCGTGTCCGAGGAGGCCCAGGAGGCGGCGCTCGGCTCCACGATCACTCCCAAGCAGCTCAAGGAGTGGATCGACGACGGCGAGGCCATCGACATCATCGACGTCCGCGAGCAGAACGAGTACGAGATCGTCTCGATCCCGGGCGCCCGCCTGATCCCGAAGAACGAGTTCCTGATGGGCAACGCCCTCCAGGACCTCCCCCAGGACAAGCGGATCGTCCTGCATTGCAAGACGGGTGTCCGCAGTGCGGAAGTCCTCGCCGTGCTCAAGTCCGCGGGCTTCGCGGACGCGGTGCACGTCGGCGGCGGCGTGATCGGCTGGGTCAACCAGATCGAGCCCGAGAAGCCGGTCTACTAG
- a CDS encoding spherulation-specific family 4 protein — translation MPHLTRAHTVTETGIGVPGYAHPLLAPVEWAELTRPGTPVHWAVLNVAEGPGDRPDPHCLEAAGKLRNAGVRVLGHLDLRHGSRPFGEVVSEAQRFLDWYKADGYYLDRCPADRADLPGVRRIAATLEALRDGEAHLVLGHGTHPYPGYAEAADQLVTFSGAWADYRWSQVAEWTADHPAGKFVHLVHGVPRTHLEEALRIARWQGAGTVFMTDRRGHPGQSDQFHTLPGYWDEIVSRIGRGVSE, via the coding sequence ATGCCGCATCTGACCAGGGCCCACACGGTCACCGAGACGGGGATCGGCGTGCCGGGCTACGCCCACCCGCTCCTCGCCCCCGTCGAGTGGGCCGAGCTCACCCGCCCCGGCACGCCCGTCCACTGGGCCGTCCTCAACGTCGCCGAGGGCCCCGGCGACCGGCCCGACCCGCACTGCCTGGAGGCGGCGGGCAAGCTGCGGAACGCGGGCGTGCGGGTGCTCGGCCACCTCGACCTGCGCCACGGCTCGCGGCCCTTCGGCGAGGTCGTTTCGGAGGCCCAGCGCTTCCTGGACTGGTACAAGGCCGACGGCTACTACCTGGACCGCTGCCCCGCCGACCGGGCCGACCTGCCCGGCGTACGGCGGATCGCCGCCACCCTGGAGGCGCTCCGGGACGGCGAGGCCCATCTCGTCCTGGGCCACGGCACCCACCCGTACCCGGGCTACGCCGAAGCCGCCGACCAGCTGGTCACCTTCTCCGGGGCCTGGGCCGACTACCGCTGGTCGCAGGTGGCGGAGTGGACGGCCGACCATCCGGCGGGGAAGTTCGTCCACCTCGTCCACGGCGTGCCCCGCACCCACCTGGAGGAGGCCCTGCGGATCGCCCGCTGGCAGGGGGCGGGCACGGTCTTCATGACCGACCGCCGGGGCCACCCCGGACAAAGCGACCAATTCCACACGCTGCCCGGCTACTGGGACGAAATCGTCTCGCGTATCGGACGGGGAGTCTCGGAATGA
- a CDS encoding alpha/beta hydrolase encodes MASGSGFIRKGAGLALAGVLAAGCTASGGDAPPAPAGPTAPHGAGSSAPAATNGAGSSLPSSLTGQRPDWKSCPAPEGGRAPGSDWRCATVRVPLDHAKPAGATLPVALVRKEATDRGRRLGSLLFNFGGPGASGVDILPRAAAEYGKLGERYDLVSFDPRGVGGSAGVVCRDDAEQDAAEKTVDLTPDTPAEEAAYLKDNAAFAAGCARRSGTVLPHTRTTDTARDLDLIRQVLGDEKLHYFGMSYGTELGAAYAHLFPSRVGRLVLDAVVDPTADTAGHARNQTIGFQRALDNYLRSTGQTPRAGTERIARLLRKLDREPLRVGERRLTEGLATTGIAVTLYGQSNWPLLTKALEEAERGDGTRLLRLADWYNDRDESGHYATQSHSQRAISCADSAERPTPAQARALLPEFRRLSPVFGAYLAWDTAGWCAGWPVKGETRDVDASAPGAAPILVVGTTGDPATPYEGAEKMAKELGEGVGVLVTNKGEGHGAYGTSACATRTVDAYFLDGDVPAYGTTCS; translated from the coding sequence ATGGCGAGCGGGAGCGGGTTCATACGCAAGGGAGCGGGGCTCGCGCTCGCGGGAGTGCTCGCGGCGGGCTGTACGGCCTCCGGCGGCGACGCCCCGCCGGCCCCGGCCGGACCGACCGCCCCGCACGGCGCGGGTTCGTCCGCGCCCGCCGCGACGAACGGCGCCGGTTCGTCGCTGCCCTCCTCCCTCACCGGGCAGCGCCCGGACTGGAAGAGCTGCCCCGCTCCCGAAGGCGGCCGGGCGCCCGGTTCCGACTGGCGCTGCGCGACCGTCAGGGTGCCCCTCGACCACGCGAAGCCGGCCGGCGCGACCCTCCCGGTTGCCCTCGTCCGCAAGGAGGCCACGGACCGCGGGCGTCGCCTCGGCTCCCTGCTCTTCAACTTCGGCGGGCCCGGCGCGTCGGGCGTCGACATCCTGCCGCGCGCGGCCGCGGAGTACGGGAAGCTCGGCGAGCGCTACGACCTGGTCTCCTTCGACCCGCGGGGCGTCGGCGGCAGCGCGGGCGTGGTCTGCCGCGACGACGCCGAGCAGGACGCCGCGGAGAAGACGGTCGACCTGACCCCGGACACGCCCGCCGAGGAGGCCGCCTACCTGAAGGACAACGCCGCCTTCGCCGCGGGCTGCGCCCGCCGCTCCGGCACCGTCCTGCCGCACACCAGGACCACCGACACGGCCCGCGACCTGGACCTGATCCGACAGGTGCTCGGCGACGAGAAGCTGCACTACTTCGGCATGTCGTACGGCACGGAGCTCGGCGCCGCCTACGCCCACCTCTTCCCCTCCCGGGTGGGCCGGCTCGTCCTGGACGCGGTGGTCGACCCGACCGCCGACACCGCCGGGCACGCCCGCAACCAGACGATCGGTTTCCAGCGGGCCCTGGACAACTACCTGAGGTCGACCGGGCAGACGCCGCGGGCGGGGACCGAGCGGATCGCCCGGCTGTTGCGGAAGCTGGACCGCGAGCCGCTGCGGGTCGGCGAGCGGCGGCTCACCGAGGGCCTGGCGACCACCGGGATCGCGGTGACGCTGTACGGGCAGTCCAACTGGCCGCTGCTGACAAAGGCGCTGGAGGAGGCCGAGCGCGGGGACGGCACCCGGCTGCTGCGGCTCGCCGACTGGTACAACGACCGCGACGAGAGCGGCCACTACGCGACGCAGTCGCACTCCCAGCGGGCGATCTCCTGCGCGGACTCCGCCGAGCGCCCCACTCCCGCACAGGCGCGGGCACTGCTGCCGGAGTTCCGCCGGCTCTCGCCCGTGTTCGGCGCCTACCTCGCCTGGGACACCGCCGGCTGGTGCGCCGGGTGGCCGGTGAAGGGCGAGACCCGGGACGTCGACGCGAGCGCGCCCGGCGCCGCCCCGATCCTGGTCGTCGGCACGACGGGCGATCCGGCCACCCCGTACGAGGGCGCCGAGAAGATGGCGAAGGAGCTGGGCGAGGGCGTCGGGGTGCTCGTCACCAACAAGGGCGAGGGCCACGGGGCGTACGGCACGTCGGCCTGCGCCACGAGGACGGTCGACGCGTACTTCCTGGACGGCGACGTCCCGGCGTACGGGACGACCTGCTCGTAG
- a CDS encoding DUF3152 domain-containing protein: MGRHSRKGPAAPPPGTGQREAAGPGAGTGRRRRLEGQPPPRSPQPPHPYDLQGPAAPAGYDTPAQGTPSYGTAPYANPSQGAPVHGAPAQGTPAQGTPSYGTPPLGTPAHGAPRHGKPSGGPQTHETPAQGTPGYGTPGRRAPRHGAPPSGGRRQGPPAHGAPSPAAPVSDTPVHGTPRYEGPHDPTATGPSVRGGHPVHDEGRPHASPAGPSVPGPRRAPAPPARQPRGPVASDEAEDSREAYEAGETGEERRTPRTGGTGRTLTGIAAAAITTVLAVVVAGQVAERESGAAPRPQAADAPTGRIGAESPASRSDERAAPARPVPAAPPSYEQLMTRQFPVDPRLRGSGRFAAVPGFDKAPGKGRKIRYRVDVEQGLGLDAALFAQAVQKTLNDRRSWAGNGAMTFERISSGEPEFVVTLASPGTTGDWCAKSGLDTTIDNVSCDSASTERVMINAFRWAQGSETFGPKAMHAYRQMLINHEVGHRLGHSHVICRTPGALAPVMQQQTKSLDIDGVKCRPNPWVHPGS, translated from the coding sequence GTGGGACGACATAGTCGCAAGGGCCCCGCCGCCCCGCCGCCCGGCACCGGGCAGCGGGAAGCCGCGGGGCCGGGGGCGGGCACGGGACGGCGCAGGCGCCTGGAGGGGCAGCCGCCCCCGAGGTCACCCCAGCCCCCGCACCCCTACGACCTCCAGGGGCCGGCCGCCCCGGCCGGCTACGACACGCCGGCCCAGGGCACCCCGTCCTACGGGACCGCGCCGTACGCGAACCCCTCCCAGGGGGCTCCGGTGCACGGCGCACCCGCCCAGGGCACCCCGGCGCAGGGCACTCCTTCCTACGGCACCCCGCCCCTCGGCACTCCTGCGCACGGCGCACCCCGGCACGGGAAGCCGTCCGGCGGTCCGCAGACCCACGAGACCCCGGCCCAGGGCACGCCCGGCTACGGCACCCCGGGCCGGCGCGCGCCCCGGCACGGGGCTCCGCCGTCCGGGGGGCGTCGGCAGGGGCCCCCGGCCCACGGCGCACCGTCTCCCGCCGCACCCGTCTCCGACACCCCGGTCCACGGCACCCCCCGCTACGAGGGGCCGCACGACCCCACGGCCACCGGACCCTCCGTACGCGGCGGTCATCCGGTCCACGACGAGGGCCGCCCCCACGCGTCCCCCGCCGGACCCTCCGTCCCCGGACCGCGCCGCGCTCCGGCTCCTCCGGCGCGGCAGCCGCGGGGTCCCGTCGCATCGGACGAGGCGGAGGACTCCCGTGAGGCGTACGAGGCCGGTGAGACGGGTGAGGAGCGCAGGACCCCCAGGACCGGCGGGACCGGCCGCACCCTCACCGGGATCGCCGCGGCGGCGATCACCACCGTGCTCGCCGTCGTCGTCGCCGGTCAGGTCGCCGAGCGCGAGAGCGGCGCCGCGCCCCGGCCCCAGGCGGCCGACGCGCCCACCGGCCGGATCGGTGCCGAGAGCCCCGCGTCCCGCTCCGACGAGCGGGCGGCTCCGGCGCGACCGGTGCCCGCCGCGCCACCGTCGTACGAACAGCTGATGACCCGCCAGTTCCCCGTCGACCCGCGCCTGAGGGGCTCCGGACGGTTCGCCGCCGTCCCCGGCTTCGACAAGGCGCCCGGCAAGGGCCGCAAGATCCGCTATCGGGTCGACGTCGAACAGGGGCTCGGCCTCGACGCGGCGCTGTTCGCCCAGGCGGTGCAGAAGACCCTCAACGACCGGCGCAGCTGGGCCGGGAACGGGGCGATGACCTTCGAGCGGATCTCCTCCGGGGAGCCGGAGTTCGTCGTCACCCTGGCCAGCCCGGGGACCACCGGCGACTGGTGCGCCAAGTCCGGCCTCGACACCACCATCGACAACGTCTCCTGCGACTCCGCCTCCACCGAGCGCGTGATGATCAACGCCTTCCGCTGGGCGCAGGGCTCGGAGACCTTCGGGCCGAAGGCCATGCACGCCTATCGGCAGATGCTCATCAACCACGAGGTCGGACACCGGCTCGGGCACAGTCACGTGATCTGCCGCACGCCCGGGGCGCTCGCCCCCGTGATGCAGCAGCAGACCAAGTCGCTGGACATCGACGGCGTCAAGTGCCGCCCCAACCCCTGGGTGCACCCCGGGAGTTGA
- a CDS encoding alpha/beta hydrolase, whose product MSSTELPETRTVDAPPGARSRTVRIADGERLRTVTLPALTLTVRSRPGDRPGLPPALYVHGLGGSSLNWSALMPLLADLVDGEAVDLPGFGVSPPPDDGDYSVTAHARAVIRLLDASGRGPVHLFGNSLGGAVATRVAAVRPDLVRTLTLISPALPELRAQRGAWPTALLALPGTAALFARLTRDWTPEQRVRGVLSLCYGDPGRVTDEGLRHAVEEMERRLELPYFWDAMARSSRGIVDAYTLGGQHGLWRQAERVLAPTLLVYGARDRLVSFRMARRAAAAFRGSRLLTLPDAGHVAMMEYPEAVAAAARELITDAARAASAEGGS is encoded by the coding sequence ATGTCCTCGACCGAGCTGCCGGAAACCCGGACCGTCGACGCGCCGCCCGGGGCCCGGTCCCGCACCGTGCGGATCGCCGACGGCGAGCGGCTGCGTACCGTCACGCTCCCCGCACTCACGCTGACGGTACGGTCCCGGCCCGGCGACCGGCCGGGGCTCCCGCCCGCGCTGTACGTGCACGGACTCGGCGGCTCCTCGCTGAACTGGTCGGCCCTGATGCCGCTGCTCGCCGACCTCGTCGACGGCGAGGCGGTCGACCTGCCCGGCTTCGGCGTCTCGCCGCCGCCGGACGACGGCGACTACTCCGTCACCGCACACGCCCGCGCGGTCATCCGGCTGCTCGACGCCTCCGGCCGCGGCCCGGTGCACCTGTTCGGCAACTCGCTGGGCGGCGCGGTCGCCACCCGCGTCGCCGCCGTGCGGCCGGACCTGGTCCGCACCCTCACCCTGATCTCACCGGCGCTGCCGGAACTGCGCGCCCAGCGCGGCGCCTGGCCGACCGCGCTGCTCGCGCTGCCCGGGACGGCGGCGCTCTTCGCCCGGCTCACCAGGGACTGGACCCCCGAGCAGCGGGTCCGCGGCGTCCTCTCGCTCTGTTACGGGGATCCCGGCCGGGTCACCGACGAGGGCCTGCGGCACGCCGTCGAGGAGATGGAGCGGCGGCTGGAGCTGCCGTACTTCTGGGACGCGATGGCGCGCTCCTCGCGCGGCATCGTCGACGCGTACACGCTGGGCGGCCAGCACGGTCTGTGGCGGCAGGCGGAGCGGGTGCTCGCGCCGACGCTGCTGGTGTACGGCGCCCGCGACCGGCTGGTGTCGTTCCGGATGGCGCGCCGGGCGGCGGCCGCCTTCCGCGGCTCGCGGCTGCTCACGCTCCCGGACGCCGGGCACGTGGCGATGATGGAGTACCCGGAGGCCGTCGCCGCGGCGGCGAGGGAGCTGATCACCGACGCCGCGCGCGCGGCGTCGGCCGAGGGCGGGAGCTGA
- a CDS encoding DUF3492 domain-containing protein, producing the protein MRIGLLTEGGYPYATGESGLWCDRLVRGLAPHEFDLYALGGDARREAPGRLPLPPNVRGVRTAPPGPDEHDGRGHGRRERRRFEAAFKDLADGICAEPSAAPTPDDEAAQRFAAGLYGLADLARGHGGLTAALRSESAVRILESACRAPGARRGVAAATVPDQLAFTDQLERALRPLSLDWYGEEEGPARTGRDGAGPDGGAGGLGLVDLCHAASAGAAALPGLLAKRFFGTPLLVTEYGVQLRAHYLAATGATLATPVRALLAAFHGRLAGEVYRRADLLTPGNTHARRWQEKCGAERSRLRTVYPGMDAERFAEVGEDEESGDPTTLAWIGRVEPAKDLVALLHAFAEVRRQQPDARLRIIAAPVREPGAAAYLAHCRALAAQLFPDEAAGRHAVGENPVSFEELGGPEAPTLEDAYAASSVVVLSSVVEGFPVGLVEAMFCARATVSTDVGAVVEVIGGTGLVVPPRNPKALADACLALLRDPGRRHRLGAAARARALELFTVEQNLAAFRGIYLELLSHSPVRRRVTSEVPFAHPAEAHVPGSWANQPVTAAAGTGEPDA; encoded by the coding sequence ATGCGGATCGGACTGCTCACGGAGGGTGGCTACCCGTACGCCACGGGTGAGTCCGGACTCTGGTGCGACCGGCTCGTCCGCGGCCTCGCCCCGCACGAGTTCGACCTCTACGCCCTCGGGGGCGACGCCCGCCGCGAAGCCCCCGGCCGGCTCCCCCTCCCGCCCAACGTGCGCGGCGTGCGGACCGCCCCGCCCGGCCCCGACGAGCACGACGGCCGCGGACACGGCCGGCGCGAACGGCGCCGCTTCGAGGCCGCGTTCAAGGACCTGGCCGACGGCATCTGCGCCGAACCGTCAGCCGCGCCCACGCCCGACGACGAGGCCGCCCAGCGGTTCGCCGCCGGTCTGTACGGACTCGCCGACCTCGCCCGCGGACACGGCGGACTGACCGCGGCCCTCCGCTCCGAGTCCGCCGTCCGCATCCTGGAGTCCGCCTGCCGCGCCCCCGGCGCACGCCGCGGCGTGGCCGCCGCCACCGTCCCCGACCAGCTCGCCTTCACCGACCAGCTGGAGCGCGCCCTGCGCCCGCTCTCCCTCGACTGGTACGGAGAGGAGGAAGGTCCCGCCCGCACGGGCCGGGACGGTGCCGGCCCGGACGGCGGGGCGGGCGGCCTCGGACTCGTCGACCTCTGCCACGCGGCCTCGGCCGGTGCCGCGGCCCTCCCCGGCCTCCTGGCCAAACGCTTCTTCGGCACCCCGCTGCTGGTCACCGAGTACGGCGTCCAGCTCCGCGCCCACTACCTCGCCGCCACCGGCGCGACCCTCGCCACCCCCGTACGGGCCCTGCTCGCCGCCTTCCACGGCCGCCTCGCCGGCGAGGTCTACCGCAGGGCCGACCTGCTCACCCCCGGCAACACCCACGCCCGCCGCTGGCAGGAGAAGTGCGGCGCCGAGCGGTCGCGGCTGCGCACGGTCTACCCCGGCATGGACGCCGAACGCTTCGCCGAGGTCGGCGAGGACGAGGAGAGCGGCGACCCGACGACCCTCGCCTGGATCGGCCGCGTGGAGCCCGCCAAGGACCTCGTGGCGCTGCTCCACGCCTTCGCCGAGGTGCGCAGGCAGCAGCCGGACGCCCGGCTGCGGATCATCGCCGCGCCGGTCCGCGAGCCCGGGGCCGCCGCCTACCTGGCGCACTGCCGGGCCCTCGCCGCGCAGCTCTTCCCCGACGAGGCGGCCGGCCGGCACGCCGTCGGCGAGAACCCCGTCTCCTTCGAGGAGCTCGGCGGACCGGAGGCGCCCACCCTGGAGGACGCCTACGCCGCTTCCTCCGTCGTCGTCCTCTCCAGCGTCGTCGAGGGCTTCCCCGTCGGCCTCGTCGAGGCGATGTTCTGCGCCCGGGCCACCGTCTCCACGGACGTCGGGGCCGTCGTCGAGGTCATCGGCGGGACCGGACTCGTCGTCCCCCCGCGCAACCCCAAGGCGCTCGCCGACGCCTGTCTCGCGCTGCTGCGCGACCCCGGGCGCCGGCACCGCCTCGGCGCCGCCGCCCGGGCCCGCGCCCTCGAACTCTTCACCGTGGAACAGAACCTCGCCGCGTTCCGCGGCATCTACCTCGAACTCCTCTCCCACTCACCGGTCCGCCGCCGCGTCACCAGCGAGGTGCCCTTCGCCCACCCGGCCGAGGCCCACGTGCCCGGCAGCTGGGCCAACCAGCCGGTCACCGCCGCGGCCGGCACGGGAGAGCCCGATGCCTGA
- a CDS encoding alpha/beta hydrolase has product MPISVAKRAVLSTATAALLLTAGCSDDGGKAAAPETGGPSGLDGLAAQKLDWSPCRPPSAAEGGGPVPSPLPGGAPWECAFMTAPLDYAKPDGETVDLALIRAGARDRSRRIGSLLFNFGGPGASGVNGLPGFAEKFETLRSRYDLVSFDPRGVGRSAPVECATDRELDAYYALDFMPDDAAEERALSEAQKKYADGCERDSGKRLPHLGTENAARDMDLMRRVLGDDKLHYFGISYGTELGGVYAHLFPSHVGRAVFDAVVDPGAGVEAGALGQAKGFQLALDNFAKDCVARGDECTLPGSSVAEIEKFVTDLLASLDKKPIEGIGDRKLTQSQATNGIAQALYSKEFWPYLEQGLDEADGGNGALLLALSDSMNGRDQNGVYSNIQSANTAINCVDYKERYTLGQARERLPKFRAVSPVFGDFMGWALSSCSSWPVPGSWDHPDVSATGSAPILVIGNTGDPATPYEGARAMVDALGKGVGVELTYRGEGHGAYNSGNPCVKGATDAYLLDGKVPRSGTVCG; this is encoded by the coding sequence ATGCCGATCTCCGTCGCCAAGCGAGCCGTCCTGTCCACCGCGACCGCCGCCCTGCTGCTGACCGCCGGGTGCTCCGACGACGGGGGGAAGGCGGCCGCTCCCGAGACCGGCGGGCCGAGCGGGCTCGACGGACTCGCGGCGCAGAAGCTCGACTGGTCGCCGTGCCGGCCCCCGTCCGCGGCGGAGGGCGGCGGTCCCGTGCCGTCCCCGTTGCCGGGCGGCGCGCCGTGGGAGTGCGCGTTCATGACCGCGCCGCTCGACTACGCCAAGCCCGACGGGGAGACCGTCGACCTGGCCCTCATCCGGGCCGGAGCCCGCGACCGGAGCCGGCGCATCGGCTCCCTCCTGTTCAACTTCGGCGGCCCCGGCGCCTCCGGCGTCAACGGCCTGCCCGGCTTCGCCGAGAAGTTCGAGACGCTGCGCTCCCGCTACGACCTGGTCTCCTTCGACCCGCGCGGCGTCGGCCGCAGCGCGCCCGTGGAGTGCGCCACCGACCGGGAGCTCGACGCCTACTACGCCCTCGACTTCATGCCCGACGACGCGGCCGAGGAACGGGCCCTGTCCGAGGCGCAGAAGAAGTACGCGGACGGCTGCGAGAGGGACTCGGGCAAGAGGCTCCCCCACCTCGGCACCGAGAACGCCGCCCGCGACATGGACCTGATGCGCCGGGTCCTCGGTGACGACAAGCTGCACTACTTCGGCATCTCGTACGGCACCGAGCTCGGCGGCGTCTACGCCCACCTCTTCCCCTCCCACGTGGGCCGCGCCGTCTTCGACGCCGTCGTCGACCCGGGGGCCGGGGTGGAGGCCGGCGCCCTCGGCCAGGCGAAGGGCTTCCAGCTGGCGCTGGACAACTTCGCGAAGGACTGCGTGGCCCGCGGGGACGAGTGCACCCTGCCCGGCTCCTCCGTCGCCGAGATCGAGAAGTTCGTCACCGATCTCCTCGCGTCCCTCGACAAGAAGCCCATCGAGGGCATCGGCGACCGGAAGCTCACCCAGAGCCAGGCCACGAACGGCATCGCGCAGGCCCTGTACTCCAAGGAGTTCTGGCCCTATCTGGAACAGGGCCTGGACGAGGCGGACGGCGGCAACGGCGCCCTGCTGCTCGCCCTGTCGGACTCCATGAACGGCCGCGACCAGAACGGCGTCTACAGCAACATCCAGTCCGCCAACACCGCCATCAACTGCGTGGACTACAAGGAGCGCTACACGCTCGGCCAGGCCAGGGAACGGCTGCCGAAGTTCCGTGCCGTCTCCCCCGTCTTCGGCGACTTCATGGGCTGGGCCCTCTCCAGCTGCTCGTCCTGGCCGGTGCCCGGCAGCTGGGACCACCCCGACGTCTCGGCCACGGGCTCGGCCCCGATCCTGGTGATCGGCAACACCGGCGACCCGGCCACCCCGTACGAGGGCGCCCGCGCGATGGTGGACGCCCTCGGCAAGGGCGTCGGCGTGGAACTCACGTACCGGGGCGAGGGGCACGGCGCCTACAACAGCGGCAACCCCTGCGTGAAGGGGGCGACCGACGCGTACCTCCTGGACGGCAAGGTGCCCAGGAGCGGAACCGTCTGCGGCTAG